A window of Ictidomys tridecemlineatus isolate mIctTri1 chromosome 15, mIctTri1.hap1, whole genome shotgun sequence contains these coding sequences:
- the Ccl17 gene encoding C-C motif chemokine 17 — translation MHQTFSWAPDTMSPLKTLLLAALLLGASLQSIRAARATNVGRECCMEFFKGAIPIRKLVTWYRTSAECPKDAIVLVTMQGKSICSDPKDRHVTKAVRFLQRLVKSPGPITQKP, via the exons AT GCACCAGACCTTCTCCTGGGCTCCTGACACCATGTCGCCCCTGAAGACCCTGCTGCTGGCCGCCCTCCTCCTTGGGGCTTCTCTGCAGAGCATCCGTGCAG CTCGAGCCACCAACGTGGGCCGGGAGTGCTGCATGGAGTTCTTCAAGGGGGCCATTCCCATCAGAAAGCTGGTGACCTGGTACAGAACCTCAGCCGAGTGTCCCAAGGATGCCATTGT GCTTGTCACCATGCAGGGCAAGTCCATCTGTTCGGACCCCAAGGACAGGCACGTGACGAAGGCAGTTAGATTCTTGCAGAGACTTGTGAAGTCACCTGGCCCCATCACCCAGAAGCCCTGA